In Blautia sp. SC05B48, a single genomic region encodes these proteins:
- the rplM gene encoding 50S ribosomal protein L13 translates to MQTYMANPDKIERKWYVVDAEGCTLGRLASGVASVLRGKNKPQFTPHVDTGDYVIVVNADKIKVTGKKLEQKIYYNHSDYVGGMKETTLKEMLAKKPEKVIELAVKGMLPKGPLGRAMNKKLFVYAGPEHKHEAQKPEVLTF, encoded by the coding sequence ATGCAGACTTATATGGCTAATCCGGATAAAATCGAAAGAAAATGGTATGTAGTTGACGCAGAGGGTTGCACTCTGGGACGTCTGGCATCCGGTGTTGCAAGTGTTTTAAGAGGAAAGAACAAACCTCAGTTTACACCGCACGTTGACACAGGAGATTATGTAATCGTTGTAAACGCTGATAAGATCAAAGTTACAGGCAAGAAGCTTGAGCAGAAGATTTATTATAACCACTCCGACTATGTTGGTGGAATGAAAGAAACCACATTAAAAGAAATGTTAGCAAAGAAACCTGAGAAGGTTATCGAGCTCGCAGTTAAGGGAATGCTTCCGAAAGGACCTCTTGGAAGAGCTATGAACAAGAAACTTTTCGTATACGCAGGACCAGAGCACAAACATGAGGCTCAGAAGCCTGAAGTTTTAACATTTTAA
- the rpsI gene encoding 30S ribosomal protein S9, with translation MASAKFYGTGRRKKSIARVYLVPGTGKITINKRDIDEYFGLETLKVIVRQPLALTETEGKFDVIVNVHGGGYTGQAGAIRHGLSRALLEADKDYRPALKAAGFLTRDPRMKERKKYGLKAARRAPQFSKR, from the coding sequence TTGGCTAGCGCAAAATTCTACGGAACAGGAAGAAGAAAGAAATCAATCGCAAGAGTTTACCTGGTACCTGGAACAGGTAAAATCACTATCAATAAAAGAGACATCGATGAGTACTTCGGACTTGAGACTCTGAAAGTTATCGTTCGTCAGCCACTGGCTTTAACAGAGACAGAGGGTAAATTCGACGTGATCGTTAACGTTCACGGCGGTGGATACACAGGACAGGCTGGAGCAATCCGTCATGGTCTTTCCAGAGCACTCCTTGAGGCAGACAAAGACTACAGACCAGCTCTTAAAGCTGCTGGATTCCTTACACGTGATCCACGTATGAAAGAGCGTAAGAAATACGGTCTCAAAGCAGCTCGTCGCGCTCCGCAGTTCAGCAAACGATAA